In the Bacillus shivajii genome, one interval contains:
- the trmL gene encoding tRNA (uridine(34)/cytosine(34)/5-carboxymethylaminomethyluridine(34)-2'-O)-methyltransferase TrmL → MGLHIVLHEPEIPANTGNVARTCVGTNTSLHLIHPLGFSTDDRMLKRAGCDYWPDVNIHHHDSVEDLFEKYPNGEFFYIETIGEKHYHEFDYTNPEKDYFFVFGKETKGLPASLTEKNQDKCFRIPQTDKIRSLNLSNTAAIVIYEALRQQSFPTLK, encoded by the coding sequence ATGGGGTTGCACATCGTATTACATGAACCCGAGATCCCTGCAAATACAGGAAATGTTGCGAGAACTTGTGTTGGTACTAATACATCCTTACATCTAATTCATCCGTTAGGATTTTCCACAGATGATCGCATGCTAAAAAGAGCTGGGTGCGATTACTGGCCGGATGTTAACATCCATCATCATGACTCGGTTGAAGATTTGTTTGAGAAATATCCAAATGGAGAATTCTTTTACATCGAAACAATAGGGGAAAAACACTATCATGAATTTGATTACACAAACCCAGAAAAAGATTATTTCTTTGTTTTTGGAAAAGAAACAAAGGGTCTTCCTGCGTCTTTAACAGAAAAAAATCAAGACAAATGCTTTCGAATCCCGCAAACGGATAAAATTCGTTCATTGAATTTATCGAATACAGCAGCGATTGTAATCTACGAAGCTTTAAGGCAACAGTCGTTTCCAACTTTAAAATAA
- a CDS encoding acyl-CoA thioesterase/bile acid-CoA:amino acid N-acyltransferase family protein produces the protein MTCFLYPDIGRVDEPLQLHMNGLVPNEKVTLTLTYDHRLTGIWRAECECFADEDGRLHLNNEEGIKNNPLVRLMWELEPKEGNRSPFLPHDMTSPMEFQVEVQTEESKKHISKTVQRLFKEDEVLTKQVKNHNVNGTLYYIDHEKDMPLIIVLGTTNELSSKYIAALLASQGYAALSLSYSLGVKKQAVPVESIQYAIDAVKNLAPVNINQVVLFGHSKWAELALLTASKNKSINGVIAYSPPSHVFHGKKNDIHWTENREPLPAVTDISWYQSILVFLKNKVRNEKVSQFSNYEQKLSQYKNKQMGDADLEVENIEGPVLLVSGGRDTHWPSEKMCEQLVERFEENKFHDGIRHLTYSMSGHTFNLPYLPSVLFSPEKHGGSKEDNAVCGADAWGETLAFLKKHFPPVTIEKETIQLQF, from the coding sequence ATGACTTGCTTTCTATACCCGGATATTGGACGTGTTGATGAACCATTACAGCTCCATATGAATGGACTAGTCCCAAACGAAAAAGTAACACTTACATTAACGTATGATCATCGTCTAACAGGCATTTGGCGTGCCGAATGTGAATGTTTCGCTGATGAAGATGGTAGGTTACATTTAAATAATGAAGAAGGGATTAAAAACAACCCTCTCGTTCGTTTAATGTGGGAACTCGAACCGAAAGAAGGAAACCGGTCACCATTCCTTCCTCACGACATGACATCACCAATGGAATTTCAGGTTGAAGTTCAAACAGAAGAAAGTAAAAAACATATCTCTAAAACTGTACAACGACTTTTTAAAGAAGATGAAGTCCTTACAAAACAAGTAAAAAATCACAATGTAAATGGAACCTTATATTACATTGATCATGAAAAAGATATGCCTCTAATTATCGTCTTAGGCACAACAAATGAACTGTCTTCTAAATATATTGCAGCTTTACTAGCTTCACAAGGTTATGCTGCGTTAAGTTTATCCTATTCACTTGGAGTTAAAAAGCAAGCAGTTCCGGTTGAATCTATTCAATATGCAATAGATGCCGTTAAAAACCTTGCACCTGTAAATATTAATCAAGTTGTTTTGTTTGGTCACTCTAAATGGGCAGAACTCGCGCTACTAACTGCTTCTAAGAATAAATCAATAAATGGTGTAATTGCCTACTCGCCACCTAGTCATGTTTTTCACGGTAAAAAAAATGACATTCACTGGACAGAAAATCGTGAGCCACTTCCTGCTGTGACAGATATTTCATGGTACCAATCCATACTCGTTTTTTTGAAAAACAAAGTAAGAAATGAAAAGGTGTCACAATTTAGCAATTATGAGCAAAAGTTAAGTCAATACAAGAATAAACAAATGGGAGATGCTGATTTAGAAGTTGAGAATATTGAAGGTCCCGTTTTACTCGTAAGTGGAGGAAGAGATACACATTGGCCTTCTGAAAAAATGTGTGAACAGCTTGTTGAAAGGTTCGAAGAAAATAAGTTTCATGATGGAATAAGGCACCTAACTTATTCAATGTCAGGCCATACGTTTAACCTTCCTTACCTTCCTTCTGTTCTTTTTTCACCAGAAAAGCATGGAGGTTCAAAAGAGGATAATGCTGTTTGTGGTGCAGATGCTTGGGGTGAAACACTCGCCTTTTTGAAAAAGCATTTCCCTCCAGTAACTATTGAAAAAGAGACAATTCAGCTTCAATTCTAA
- a CDS encoding antibiotic biosynthesis monooxygenase family protein, whose amino-acid sequence MYVVFNELHVPKEGREHVTNRFSESGEKMKKVPGCLDFMFLNPEDDDNYQIVVTKWESKEAFEDWTNSQAFKDAHKERRANLDKSPTSGNKIYSYHVPHHL is encoded by the coding sequence ATGTATGTAGTATTTAATGAATTACACGTCCCGAAAGAAGGGCGCGAACATGTAACAAATCGTTTTAGTGAAAGTGGAGAAAAAATGAAAAAGGTTCCTGGGTGTTTAGACTTTATGTTTTTAAACCCTGAAGACGATGATAACTACCAAATTGTCGTGACCAAATGGGAATCTAAAGAAGCGTTTGAAGATTGGACAAACAGTCAAGCATTTAAAGATGCACATAAAGAACGTCGTGCGAATTTAGATAAGAGCCCAACGAGCGGAAATAAAATATATAGTTATCACGTTCCGCATCATTTATAA
- a CDS encoding DUF5366 family protein, giving the protein MKNTYLTSHFPFISIVLFSLSFAIYTERVIIQYLHNIGLYSGMVEFFSERGIHLAILFLLWLFFFMLFSALKLIADTVNELSLLFFSNDKEGVRLREIRGGAWIFLIGGILSVFGVFHIYIILIVFIATCLVYFIFFVYRGSESLSATALTGMIFFLIFFWFTFVVAVIYALVKLYNSILASLPI; this is encoded by the coding sequence ATGAAGAATACGTATTTAACGAGTCACTTTCCTTTTATTTCAATTGTTTTATTTAGTCTTTCGTTTGCGATTTATACAGAACGGGTGATTATACAATATTTACATAACATCGGTTTATATAGCGGGATGGTTGAGTTTTTTTCAGAACGAGGCATTCACCTTGCTATTTTATTTTTACTATGGCTGTTTTTCTTCATGCTTTTTTCAGCACTAAAGCTCATTGCTGACACAGTCAATGAATTATCACTTTTATTCTTTTCAAATGATAAAGAAGGTGTGAGGTTAAGAGAAATTCGTGGAGGAGCGTGGATTTTTCTTATTGGAGGGATATTATCGGTATTTGGTGTCTTTCACATCTATATCATCCTCATTGTGTTTATTGCTACATGTCTTGTGTATTTCATTTTCTTTGTATATAGGGGAAGTGAGTCATTATCGGCAACAGCTTTAACGGGTATGATATTTTTTCTTATTTTTTTCTGGTTTACGTTTGTTGTAGCTGTTATTTATGCATTAGTAAAACTTTATAATAGTATATTAGCAAGTTTGCCTATATAA
- a CDS encoding transglycosylase domain-containing protein, protein MRKLFGSLIIMVLITIFSGLLFVTAEEVQQAESFHSFLDREVKLESAALSENSMIYDRNGKIISEIFNDENRIYLPFEDIPQVVIDALLAAEDQSFYDHQGFDVQGITRALLINLNNQSIQQGGSTVTQQLVRNLYLTKEQTYERKLTELLYAYQLERRLSKEEIIELYVNAIYFQNGAYGIEAAAQLYFDKQASDLTLSEAAFLCSIPNRPQLYDPFVNIEQTNERKQWILTKMLEVHVIDDKQYEEALHEEVELSPRSRIDLYPDYVTYVHEEFKQLVAKEDGYQSKINNASSEKEKGKIRDELNEHINDLFKKGLRIETTLDPDMQRETVNEVNSFLGTGDLQGAVTTINHQENEIVAITGGKNYRKFDFHRSFQAFRQPGSAIKPLLVFAPYMEYTNANGQSPIDASPFSKGSYSPRNFGGAVYGRVSLQDAFKHSYNTAAVRMLYTIGVESGFSHLEPFAFSKVTNDDYVLPAALGGFKYGLSVLEMTKAYTTFSTNGLYHSPKAIRQVTDKEGKVLYEWNNDEKQVWSTHTAQRIKDMMNLVVTEGTGRHANFSTGNYIGGKTGTTNDFHDLWFIGATDTYTTGLWLGTDANSSIRYASERNYHTRLWRQVMENIER, encoded by the coding sequence ATGCGAAAATTATTTGGAAGTCTAATCATAATGGTGTTAATTACTATATTTTCAGGTTTATTATTCGTCACAGCTGAAGAGGTCCAACAAGCTGAATCTTTTCATAGCTTTTTAGATCGTGAAGTAAAACTTGAAAGTGCAGCATTATCAGAGAACAGTATGATTTATGACCGAAATGGTAAGATCATTTCAGAAATATTCAATGACGAAAATCGTATATACTTACCTTTTGAAGATATCCCTCAAGTTGTCATCGATGCCTTATTAGCTGCCGAAGACCAGTCTTTTTATGATCACCAAGGCTTCGATGTACAAGGAATTACGAGGGCACTGCTTATCAATTTAAATAACCAATCAATTCAGCAAGGCGGAAGCACAGTTACTCAACAGTTAGTGCGCAACCTTTATTTAACGAAAGAGCAAACTTATGAAAGGAAGTTAACGGAACTCCTGTATGCTTATCAGTTAGAGAGGCGCTTATCAAAAGAAGAAATTATTGAACTCTATGTAAATGCCATTTACTTTCAAAATGGTGCATACGGAATTGAGGCGGCTGCTCAACTTTATTTTGATAAACAAGCAAGTGACTTAACTTTAAGTGAAGCAGCTTTTCTATGCTCGATTCCTAATCGCCCTCAGTTATATGATCCATTTGTAAATATTGAGCAAACCAACGAAAGAAAGCAATGGATATTAACAAAAATGTTAGAGGTTCATGTCATTGATGATAAACAATATGAAGAGGCACTACATGAAGAAGTTGAGTTGTCTCCTCGCAGTCGTATTGATTTATACCCGGATTATGTTACATATGTGCATGAAGAATTTAAGCAACTTGTAGCTAAGGAAGATGGATATCAATCAAAAATAAACAATGCAAGTTCTGAAAAAGAAAAGGGAAAAATTAGAGATGAACTTAACGAGCACATCAATGACCTTTTTAAGAAAGGGCTCCGTATTGAGACAACTCTTGATCCTGACATGCAACGAGAAACGGTTAATGAGGTGAATAGCTTTTTAGGTACCGGTGACCTCCAAGGAGCTGTTACAACCATTAACCATCAAGAAAACGAGATCGTCGCAATAACAGGTGGTAAAAACTATCGGAAATTTGATTTCCATAGAAGCTTTCAAGCTTTTCGTCAACCAGGATCAGCGATAAAGCCACTACTTGTTTTCGCTCCATATATGGAATATACAAATGCAAACGGGCAATCACCCATTGATGCCTCTCCATTTTCTAAAGGGAGTTATTCACCTCGTAATTTCGGTGGAGCAGTATATGGGAGAGTATCGTTACAAGATGCTTTTAAACATTCTTACAATACAGCTGCAGTAAGGATGCTTTATACAATCGGCGTTGAATCAGGTTTTTCTCATTTGGAACCTTTTGCTTTTTCCAAAGTCACAAACGACGATTATGTTCTTCCAGCTGCATTAGGCGGCTTCAAATACGGGTTATCTGTTTTAGAAATGACGAAAGCCTACACGACGTTTTCAACAAATGGTCTGTATCATTCACCAAAGGCGATCCGTCAAGTAACAGATAAAGAAGGCAAAGTGTTGTACGAGTGGAACAACGATGAGAAGCAAGTGTGGAGCACTCACACTGCGCAGCGAATAAAAGATATGATGAATCTCGTTGTTACAGAAGGGACCGGCAGGCACGCAAATTTTTCAACAGGCAATTACATCGGTGGGAAAACAGGGACGACAAACGATTTTCACGACCTTTGGTTTATCGGTGCAACAGACACATATACAACTGGATTGTGGCTTGGAACAGATGCTAATTCGTCCATTCGCTATGCTAGTGAACGTAACTACCATACTCGGTTATGGAGGCAAGTGATGGAGAATATTGAGCGTTAA